The nucleotide sequence CAACCGAATCGGCCGAGGCGAGTTTGTTTGGTCACAGGATCGATAACTTTCTGTGCTTTACCTGAAATACCAAATGGAGCAAATTCATCGTTTTCATCAGCTAACGCTAAAATACTTTCTTCAGACACGGCTTCTAATAAACCCAAACCAACAAGTTGTGGTGCTATGCGCGCAGAGAATTTCGCTGGCGCACCTTTTGAAAATTGATAATTTGGTGAGCGTAAGCCATTTTCTTCAGTCCAAGATGCAATTGACACCTCACCTTCACCTATCACATCTCCGGAGCTTCTAGGCTGTAATACATTACCGCGTGACGATTCACTATCGCCGTAACTATCCGCGATCTTAAATACCCACTTATCTAGGTTCTCATTCACTTCAGCAGGAGCCGCGCGGCCATTACGTTCGTGACAGCTAGTACAGCTTTCGTTAATAAAATGAGGTCCAGCTTTGCCAGATAATTCATTAAATTTGCCATTGGCAGGATCTTCATCGTGTTGACCGTCCACAAATGAAGTATGTAGAACTCTTCTACCTAAGACGAAAGGCTGACCATTAACACTAGAAAGGTTAGTCGCCATTTGCATAAAGTGATCGTTCGGTTCGTTGGTATATTGATATGGCAATGTGGTATCGCCACCTAACCAACCGCTTTTGTCAATAGGGTGAGAATTTTCACGCTCTGAAGATTTTATGGCAAAGTCACCAACGGTTTTCCATGGCACCATACCACCTTTACCTACCTGATAAAGATATGTAGTTCCATAGTAGTTCGCACGCCCTTCTGGTACGCCATCGAGAAATTGGCTGATTTCCACTTCCATATATTGACCAATTGCCAACGCTGAACTGCTGCCATTTAACGCTCTATAATCATTGATAACAAGTGAGTACTTATATTGATCGCCTTGGCTACTGGTTTTTTGTAGGTCATTATCAAAGGTTCCCTTACCTTCAACAACAACTTGTGGCTCGTAATTACCGTGATATTCTGCCACTGTATTCATGCCAGAATACCAAGCTCTAAATTCTAGTGCTTGCAGCTTCCATTCAGATACCCACTCTACTTTAATCGAAGAACCACCTTTAGCAACATAATCGGTAAACTTAAATCTCGCCGTGCGATGGGTCCAATAATGTGACAGATAATGGTCGTATTGTTGAAATTGGTCTTCTTTGGCATGACGGTCACGACCACGATCGGCAAACTTGGTAATTACCGCGTCATCGGTTTCATATAAAATAGCCGGTTCTTGTTCAGTTAAAGCGTTGTATAAGGGTACGATATCGCCTAAATTTGGATCCGGCTCAGGAACCACATCATCATCTTTATCTTTATCTGGGTCCACATTAGTGTATTGAAAAAGCTGAATATCCCAGCCATTTATATCGCTACCATTAACATCGCCGGCAGCTAAATCGTTCACATAGTAATATAAAGGTCGGCCTCGATATGCCGCTTGTAAGGTACCATCACTTCGAACAATTGTTGTTAGGTCATCAATACCACTAGCGATTCCATCAGTAACTAATACTGGTGGCCAGGCACTAGCACATGAATCAATACAATTGCTGCCATCTGTATTTAAGTCATCATCAAAAACATACAAAGTAAATCCAGGTTTATCAGCGTTCTCACCACCAACAAGAACACCATAGTTTACTGCTACTTCTAACAAGTCTTGGTGAATATCACAGCCATCGTCACCAACATTAGCCTGCGCTTCAGAATTTGGGCAACTATCTTCAGAATCAACTACACCGTCATTGTCGGCATCGCTGTTATCTGAATTGTTATTATTTGAGTTCTGTTGTTCAGAACCTGCATTTTGGTCAACCTGAGTGTCAACTGTATCAACTTCGTCGCTGCTACCGCCGCCACATGAAAAAATTAGCGTCGTCAAAAATAAAACGAGAATCTTCTCAACTCTTTTTCTTATGTGTTTGATGCCATAGGTGGTCAATTTGTTCATAGATAAACTCTTATCATTTTATCATTTCTTTATATGCTTATAGTTTTAATGTTTTTACTTTTATATTTATACATAACACAACAGCAACTCTGGTTTCTCAAGGCTAAATAGATAGGATGGATTACTATCGCGATAAACTGGACAAGTAAACGATAATTATTGGCAAAAATGGTTATTTTTTTTACGGTTACAAGAATAAAAAACAACCGATATTCCACTTCATCGCTCCCCTCATCCCACTTCACCGCTTTATAGTTGATGATAGATTTTCGATGTTCCATGGTGATATTGGATATTTTTTAATCTTAATCAATTTACCTAAAAAATATATAAATCTAAATGGGGAAAGAAATGACTTTAGTTAACAGCAAAGTCCACCTAAAAAGAGCTTTGTTATCCGCGAGTTTAGCGGTCGCATTAACAGCATGTGGTGGAAATTCAACAACAATTGACGAGGAAGTAGTTAGTGCTTCTACAGTGACAGCGAATACCGCTCCTGTAATTGAAAGCACAGCGGCAGCTTCTATTGAAGTAGATCAAGAATATACGTATATATTTATTGCTTCCGATTCAGATGCAGATACAAGCCTTACAATGTCTGCAAGCACTTTGCCAAATTGGTTAAACTTTGACCCTGACACAGGGGTGTTATCAGGTACACCGACTGCGGCAAATGCAGGTGTTCATACTGTTAGTCTAGCGGTCAGTGATGGCTTTGATGTTCAAAGACAAACCTTCGAAATCACGGTTGTTTTACCAGAAGATTACGAAGTAAATGTTACTAGCTTTGTCGTTTTTGCTGACAATCAATTAGCTAGTTGGCCAGCATGGGACTGTTGTGGTGGCTCTACTCCAGTAATGGTAAATGCTGGTGGTGACTATGGTAATGCAGTTGAATTCTCAATTGGCGCTGAGCCTACCGTTATGGGCTTTATTAGCCGTGCAAGTGACGGTGCTGTTAACCCTATGCCGTATAACGCTAGTGAGCAGTTATTACCGGGCGGAACCCTTTCATTTGATTTAAAAATGACTTCTTCTCCAGGTGACACTACTTGGATGTTAAAGCTTGAAAGTAATAGTGGTGCAAGTGCACTTGAAGTCCCTCTTTCAACAAGTGTTGAAGCACATGCTGCACCAGAATTAGATACTTGGCAGCATTATACATTCAAAATTTCAGACCTAGTTTCTGCAGGTTTTGATCCTACACAAATCGACGTAATCATGATTTTCCCAGCATGGAGTACAGGTGAAGGTGCTGTATACCTAGTCGATAACGTGATGTTTGCTCCTGAAGGTGGCGATGATGAGCCAGAGCCACCGGTTGAGCCTCCGGTAGAGCCGCCAGTAGAACCATCTGCTGATGAAATTACAATTTTTGCTGATACAAATCGTGCTGATTGGTTTGCATGGGTATGTTGTAATACTGACGTAAATACATTAGCTGAAGTAGTTGATGATGAAGATCATGGCAATACAATTGAATTTAGTATTGTAAATGCTGAAACAGTTAACGGATTTAATTCACGTGTTGGTGATGGGGCTGTTGATGGCATGCCATTTGATGCGAGCGATATTACAGATACGGGTGTAATTAAATTTGATTTAAAACTTGTAGCAACACCTGGTGATACCGCATGGTTCTTAAAAGCTGAAAGTGATAATGCTGCGACAAGTACAGGCGATATCGCTTTATCTTCTAGCCAAGAAGGTCATGCTGCTCCTGCATTAGATACATGGCAGACTTATACGTTTAACCTTTCAGATTTAGCAGCTGCAGGTTTAGATACTAGTAAAATCGATGTTGTGATGATATTCCCTGCATGGGGCACTGGCGCTAATGCCGTTTATCGTATCGATAATGTGCAAATCTTAAAAGATGGTAACGACTCGGTTGTTGAACCGCCTGTTGATCCACCGGTTGAGCCACCTGTTGAACCACAACCAGATGAAATCGTTATTTTTGATGATACAAATCGTGCTGATTGGTTTGCATGGGTTTGTTGTAACACTGACGTGAATAGCCTAGCTGAAGTTGTTGATGATGAAGATCACGGTAATACTATCGAATTTAGTATTGTAAACCCTGAAACGGTGAATGGGTTTAATTCACGCGTTGGCGATGGTGCAGTAGGTGGTATGCCATTTAATGCAAGTCCGATAGCTGCTGAAGGTGTATTAACCTTTGACTTAAAACTTATTGCTACCCCTGGTGATACTACATGGTTCTTAAAAGCTGAAAGTGATAATGCTGCGACATCTACGGGTGAAATTGCGTTATCGTCTAGCCAAGAAGGTCATGCTGCTCCTGTATTAGATACATGGCAGACCTATACATTTAATCTTTCAGACTTAGCAGCTGCCGGATTAGATTTAAGTAAACTTGACGTTGTTATGGTATTCCCAGCATGGGGTACTGGTGCTAACGCGGTATACCGCATTGATAACGTAAAAATACTTAAAACAGGAAACGACTCTGATGTAGAACCACCTGCCCCTGACGGTAACGAAATTACTGTTTTTGATGAAACAAATCGAGCTGACTGGTTTGCATGGGTTTGTTGTAACACTGATGTGAATTCACTCGCTGAAGTAGTTGATGGTGATCACGGTAATACTATTGAATTTAGTATCGTTAACCCAGAAACAGTGAATGGATTTAATTCACGAGCAGCTGATGGTGCTGTAGATAGCATGCCATTTGACGCAAGTGGCAGTAAAGATACCGGTGTATTAACTTTTGATCTAAAACTTGTTGCAACACCTGGTGATGTTAACTGGTTCCTTAAAGTTGAAAGTGATAGCGCTGCGACAAGTACAGGCGATATCGCTTTATCTTCTAGTCAAGAAGGTCATGCTGCTCCAGTATTAGATACATGGCAGACCTATACATTTAATCTTTCAGATTTAGCTTCAGCAGGCTTAGATTTAAGTAAGATTGATGTCATTATGATGTTCCCAGGTTGGGGAACTGGTGCCAATGCCGTATACCGCATCGACAATGTTCAAATTCTTAACACTGGTTCTGATGTAGTTGTACCTAGTGGTTCACAAATTGACTTACCACTTAACTTCGAAGCGATGGATGTTGATTACACGCTTACTGACTTTGGTGGTAATACAAGTGAATTGGTTGCAGATCCTGCAGGCACTAAAGGTACTGTTGTGAAAACAACTAAGTCTGATTCCGCAGCATTGTGGGCTGGTACTACAATGGGTACGGATGAAGGTTTTGCGACAGTGATCCCAGTAACTACAACGAACAGTAAAATGAAAGTTTGGGTTTATTCTCCAGACGCAAATATTCCAGTTCGTTTGAAGCTTGAAGATCACGATGACGCAACTCATACCGTTGAAACTGAAGCAATGACTACAGTAGCTAACGCTTGGGAAGAGCTTACCTTTGACTTCAATAATGAAGCGACAGGTACTGAACCGTTGATTCACCCTGATTGGGTATTCGACAAAGCATCTATCTTCTTCAACTTTGGTACTGATGGTGCCACTGCTGGCGAGAAGACTTACTACTGGGATGAAGCAAGCTTCGTAGAGGCAATGTAGTTAACATCCAAATAGTTTTAAAGACAAGTAAAGAGCGATAACGAAAGTTATCGCTTTTTTTTTGGCTCGACTTATATACTTATTAAATAAAATACTTAGTTTTATAATCTGCATTTAATCGTTAAGATGTAGATGTTCTCTTGTTAATAAGGTGTTTTGATTTTATCGTTTTGCCAACCAAAGGAGTTATAAATGTTGGATTTAAGCTTATTGCTGCCAAAAAAAATCGACAACAGTTTTCTTGGTAATAAGATTGCCCTTTGGTTTTTTTATTTATTGACCGCTGTAACCTTATGGCGAAGCCAGCATCATTTGTTTTCGT is from Thalassotalea crassostreae and encodes:
- a CDS encoding di-heme oxidoredictase family protein; its protein translation is MNKLTTYGIKHIRKRVEKILVLFLTTLIFSCGGGSSDEVDTVDTQVDQNAGSEQQNSNNNNSDNSDADNDGVVDSEDSCPNSEAQANVGDDGCDIHQDLLEVAVNYGVLVGGENADKPGFTLYVFDDDLNTDGSNCIDSCASAWPPVLVTDGIASGIDDLTTIVRSDGTLQAAYRGRPLYYYVNDLAAGDVNGSDINGWDIQLFQYTNVDPDKDKDDDVVPEPDPNLGDIVPLYNALTEQEPAILYETDDAVITKFADRGRDRHAKEDQFQQYDHYLSHYWTHRTARFKFTDYVAKGGSSIKVEWVSEWKLQALEFRAWYSGMNTVAEYHGNYEPQVVVEGKGTFDNDLQKTSSQGDQYKYSLVINDYRALNGSSSALAIGQYMEVEISQFLDGVPEGRANYYGTTYLYQVGKGGMVPWKTVGDFAIKSSERENSHPIDKSGWLGGDTTLPYQYTNEPNDHFMQMATNLSSVNGQPFVLGRRVLHTSFVDGQHDEDPANGKFNELSGKAGPHFINESCTSCHERNGRAAPAEVNENLDKWVFKIADSYGDSESSRGNVLQPRSSGDVIGEGEVSIASWTEENGLRSPNYQFSKGAPAKFSARIAPQLVGLGLLEAVSEESILALADENDEFAPFGISGKAQKVIDPVTKQTRLGRFGWKAGTGSIKHQVAAALNTDMGVMTSVLPTPDCGATQKQNNECGSNTTELSDEHLENLVKYISLLGVRAQRNLDDAGVQNGKVLFNNIGCVDCHTDTLTTSEHHPLTELVGQTIHPYSDMLLHDMGEGLADNLGEGLATGAEWRTTPLWGIGLSACVTGGVINPIGGQGNEVCSPVHSYLHDGRARTIDEAILWHGGESEASKVKYQQLSASDKEDLLSFLNSL
- a CDS encoding putative Ig domain-containing protein translates to MTLVNSKVHLKRALLSASLAVALTACGGNSTTIDEEVVSASTVTANTAPVIESTAAASIEVDQEYTYIFIASDSDADTSLTMSASTLPNWLNFDPDTGVLSGTPTAANAGVHTVSLAVSDGFDVQRQTFEITVVLPEDYEVNVTSFVVFADNQLASWPAWDCCGGSTPVMVNAGGDYGNAVEFSIGAEPTVMGFISRASDGAVNPMPYNASEQLLPGGTLSFDLKMTSSPGDTTWMLKLESNSGASALEVPLSTSVEAHAAPELDTWQHYTFKISDLVSAGFDPTQIDVIMIFPAWSTGEGAVYLVDNVMFAPEGGDDEPEPPVEPPVEPPVEPSADEITIFADTNRADWFAWVCCNTDVNTLAEVVDDEDHGNTIEFSIVNAETVNGFNSRVGDGAVDGMPFDASDITDTGVIKFDLKLVATPGDTAWFLKAESDNAATSTGDIALSSSQEGHAAPALDTWQTYTFNLSDLAAAGLDTSKIDVVMIFPAWGTGANAVYRIDNVQILKDGNDSVVEPPVDPPVEPPVEPQPDEIVIFDDTNRADWFAWVCCNTDVNSLAEVVDDEDHGNTIEFSIVNPETVNGFNSRVGDGAVGGMPFNASPIAAEGVLTFDLKLIATPGDTTWFLKAESDNAATSTGEIALSSSQEGHAAPVLDTWQTYTFNLSDLAAAGLDLSKLDVVMVFPAWGTGANAVYRIDNVKILKTGNDSDVEPPAPDGNEITVFDETNRADWFAWVCCNTDVNSLAEVVDGDHGNTIEFSIVNPETVNGFNSRAADGAVDSMPFDASGSKDTGVLTFDLKLVATPGDVNWFLKVESDSAATSTGDIALSSSQEGHAAPVLDTWQTYTFNLSDLASAGLDLSKIDVIMMFPGWGTGANAVYRIDNVQILNTGSDVVVPSGSQIDLPLNFEAMDVDYTLTDFGGNTSELVADPAGTKGTVVKTTKSDSAALWAGTTMGTDEGFATVIPVTTTNSKMKVWVYSPDANIPVRLKLEDHDDATHTVETEAMTTVANAWEELTFDFNNEATGTEPLIHPDWVFDKASIFFNFGTDGATAGEKTYYWDEASFVEAM